In Serpentinimonas maccroryi, the sequence AAGGAGTCGAAAAATGATCCCACCCGCAGATGTTGTTGCTGCCCGAGTCGAGATGATGAGGCAGGCGCGAGCGAAAAGGGCGCAAGAAGAGATTGATGCGCAGGCAATGAAGCTGGGGGGCTTGCTGCCAGATAAGCACAAGCAGGTGGATTTCTTTGTAGCGGATTTGGTGGATTACGCGCTCAAAGACGACCAGGCGACGATGGAGGCTCCCATTTTTTCGCTCACCACGAGAGAGGACAAAAAGCTCTGGCGCTGGACGAGCAGCGACGGCAAAAAGACCGTCGAGGTTGCGCCCGGCTTCTACGGGCGCGCCACCCAGCACGACAAGGACGTGCTGATCTACTGCACCAGCCAGCTAGTGGCCGCGCTCAACGCAGGCAAGAAGCTCCAGCGCGTGGTGCGCTTCACGGCATACGATTTCCTAGTGGCCACGAACCGAAACACGCGAGGCGACGACTACGAGCGGCTGCGTGACGCGCTCAACCGGCTGGCGGGCACGCAGATCACGACCAACATCGTGACTGGCAAGAAGGGCGGGAGGGCGGCTAAGGGCTTTGGCATCATCGATACTTGGGAAGTCGTCGAGAAGGCGCCCGGCGACAGCCGCATGGTAGCCGTCGAGGTGAAGCTGTCGGACTGGCTGTTTAACGCGATCAACGCGAAAGAAGTGCTGACCATCAGCCGCGACTATTTCAGGCTGCGCAAGCCCTTGGAGCGCCGCCTGTACGAGATAGCGCGCAAGCACACGGGGGCGCAGGGGATGTGGGACATCGGGCTTGAAGCCTTGCGCGACAAGTGCGGTAGTACAGTGGCGCGGCTGCGCCAGTTCCGCGCCGAGCTGGAGACCATCATCAAAGCCGACACACTACCAGAGTACCGGCTGACTCTCACCAGTGACGGCAAAGTGCGCTTCTACACGCGAGACATACAGCAGCTTGCAAACTGCATCTTGAAAGGCAAGAAATGAGCGGAATTTTTACAGTGACCATCGGTGAAGAAAACGGGATGCCATCCGTGGCGCTGGCCATAGCTGGAGTGTTTAGGCCGGACAGCGACGTGTCGCAGATGGTGACCAATATTGTGGGCGCGCTGTTTGCCTCGATAGACGAAATTAATGCCAAGGGCACAGACTACAAGTTTGCGATCATTGGCGACCCGCCGACCCGGAGCGAGCCCGAGAAAAAGGCCCCCAAGGCCCCCAAGGGGCGCAAGCCAAGGGCGCCGAAAACTGTGGATAAGTCGGTCTAAGCTCGCGGTTTCACACGCGCATTCCTCGCGGTTTCACACGCGCATTCCTCGCGGTTTCACACGCGCCCACTATCGCGGTTTCACACGCGCAAACGTTGTGTAACCCGTTGACTTGGTTGAGGTTGTTCAACCCGTAACATGCGCGCGCGCTTTAACCTTTTAACAAGGTTTTAACTCGCATGCGCGCGCGAGCACACGCACACACGTCCACGGACAGCACCCAACAGCCCCCCCGCAAGCGGGGGGGGATGTAAAGAGGCGCTAACGCGCCCCCCCGCTGCGCCGCTCGACGTCCACAATCGCGCGAGCACGCGCTCAAACCCTGCCCGGGCGTGCCTGCTTTTGTATTCAAACAGCCGGTTTAACAATGGGTGGGTGACGGCGGCAGCTTCGATCTCCGCTGCCGCACGCCCAAGAACGGCTTAAAACTGGCCTAGAAGCGTTTTTATGAGCTTGGTGATGCCCGAGGTATCAATCGACACCAAAAAACGCGCCAGAGAGGCCAGGGTACAGCACCCAACTAGGCGTGCGCTGGCAGGACTTGGCGTAACTACAAAACGCAGCTACACTACGGCCACCATGGAGATCGAATGGGACGCCGACAAAGCGGCGCGCAACCTGACCAAGCACGGCGTTTCCTTCGAAGATGCCGCGCTGGTTTTTTACGACTCCAACCGGGTCGAGGCTTACGACGGGCGCGCAGACTATGGAGAGGACCGCTGGGCCACGATCGGCTTGGCCTACTGCGCCGTGCTCTACGTGGTCTATACCGTTCGACACGAGCACACCATCCGCCTGATTTCAGCAAGGAAAGCCAATGCCAGCGAAAGAAAGCACTATCGTCAAGCGCACCCTTGACCTCAAGCGACCGCCGCGCTTGGGCACCGAGCAAAAGGCGCGACTGGCTGCCGTGGCCTCGATGCCCGATGAGCAGATCGACTACAGCGACGCACCTGCACTACCCGATGCGGTCTGGATGAAGGCGGCGGCAGAGCTGCCCCATGCCAAGAAGCAAGTGACGCTGCGCATCGATGCCGACGTGCTGGCGTACTTCAAGCACGCCGGCAAGCGCTACCAGTCGCGCATGAACGCCGTTTTGCGCTCCTACGTCGAGGCGCACAAGGCTCAGGCCAAGTGATAGCGCATGAAAGCTATAGGCTGGTGTACGAGATCGACGGCAGCACGGTTTGGATACTGGCCTTGGTGCATACCCGCCCGCCGGTGGCCACCAGTGACGGCGTAGCACGCGGGGCGGGGTGTCTGCACTGCACGACAAGCTACACCCGGCCTGCGCTGGCACCTATCGGTTTGTATGCGGGCTGGGCTGCGGTTGCTCGGTTGGACTGCGCCTGCCCTGCTGGCCCCTACACCGGCGGCGGCACCCTTGATTTATCGTAACTGTGTAACGATAAATGGACAGGCAGTCGCCGCTCTTTTGGCCGCCCGCTCCGGTATTTGGTATCTGTTAAACAGGGTGGGGGAGCGTCAGGCGGGGCGAAACCGCAGTCCCGCGCCCCGGCGCGGGTTGTCCACGGCGCGCCCGCGCGCGGTGGACAATGCGGTTTTGCACGGCCGCTGGCCGCTAGCGCCGGGGGCGGGGCTCCGCCCCCGTCCGCTGCGTGCGCAGCGCGCCAGTCGGTGGAGTTGCCGCCTGCTGCGGTTTCGCTGGCGCTGGGCGTGATCCTCACGCTGCTGCTGGTCATGGGGGCGGGTGCCTGGCGGCAGGGCAGGAGGGTCGCCGGGTGAAAAGGTCAGAGCGCGATAACGCCGGACAAAGGCCGCATGGCCTTGTCGAGCGAGGCCGTGCCGGTGCAGCCGGCCGCCGCATTGCGCGCGACGATCAGGCAGTCGGAGAAGTCCGCCTTTCCGTTGCGGAACAGTGCGAGCGCCGCCGCAACGGTTTCGCGTCCATCGACGACATAGGCGGCGTTGCCCAGTATCGCGTCGATAGCCGTGCCGATATCGGTGCGCCCGTAACCGAACACGGTTTCAAGCACCCAGACCATCTCGACCAGCACGACCGTATCGACAAAGAAATCGCACCCTTCCGCCGCCTGTGCGGCGACGAACTTGCGCGCCTTGGTCACGTCCGCCGAGCCGTCGTCGACCAGCACGCGCACCAGCACGTTGGTGTCGAGACCGATCACTTGGCGCCCCGCGCAAAGCGCTCTGCGGCACGTCCGGCGACTGCGGCGCGCATGTCCGCAACGCTGACTGGCCCGCGCAGCGGTTTGGGCAACACGGCGCAGACAGCGAGCGGATCGCGCGAAACCGGCACGACGCGGATCGAGCCGTCGTCCTGCAAGGCGAAGTCGAGACGTGCGCCGGCATCGAGCCTGAGCGCGGCGCGGATCGGCGCGGGCAAGGTGACTTGTCCCTTGCTGGTGAGTGTGGCGAGCATCGTCATTTCCTTTTGAGGTTGGTTATGTCTTTCAAGTTTAATTTAGTAAGGAGTGCGTTACAAGGAATGTCCTGTTCGCTACTTCTTACCTCTGCCTTCGCCGCCGACCCGGACTCCACCCTATGCTGAGCAAAGGGTGGGGTAGTTCATATCACTGGGTGCAGCGTGCAGCGCACAGCACCCAGCTCAACCCTTGCTCGCTGGCCTTTCAGCCTTGGGTGCCGCCACTGGCCGTTCGGCCAAGACTTGCACCAGCTCGGCCCGCTGGCCCTCGAGGGCCTCGACCTGGCCGCGCAAGCGCGCCGCATCCTCGCGCGCTGCTTGCGCTTCACTGCGTGCTTGGGCCAGCTCGGTGCGCAAGCGCTCGAAGGCCTCGGCGTCGGATCTGATCGATTGCTCCGCAGCGGTGAGCCGTTCGCGCAACTGGGCCAGCTCGACCGCCTGCGCTTGTCCGTGGGCTTGCGAATCGGTGAGCTTGCCGCCCAAGGCCTCGACTTCCGACCTGGTTGCATCCAGCGTTTTCTCGAGGTCGTCAACCGTGGAGGTGGCGTCAGCCAGCTCGCGTTCGGCTTGCTCGCGCTGCTCGCCGGCGGCGCGCACAACCTCGGCCACTCGGCGCTCGGCAGCTTTGACGGCTTTGTCGTTGAGCTCGACTGCAAGTGTGGTGATGCGCTCCTTGAGCGCCGCCGTGACCGCTGCAACCTCGTCGGCGACCTCCACGGGCAGCTCGGCCAGCGGCTGGGCCTGCGCGGTGGTATTGCTCGCTAGGTACTCATCCCACACCTGACGCAGCCGCGCCGGGTTGCCGCCGCCGACCCGTTGGCGCAGCGCAAAACCGGTGACATTGCGCCCGGCGGCTTGTAGGGACTGACCGGCCGCGATGATGGCCTCTGCGGGGAACTCGGTTGGACGCATGGCGTGCTCCTTTGTGGACGATGCCTAAAGTATAGCACAACAAACAAACAAATAAAGAAATAAACAAACAAACAAATTTTGGAGGGGTTTCCCGCCGCCGGCCTACCGGGTGACACGCTGGAACTGGCCCGCCGGCTGCCGGTCCCCGTTGGACAGCGCTGCCTAGGTCAAATTGCAGCAGCCATATTTGTCACTATGGCGCACTAGGTCAAGCACCACTAGGAGCAAGCCAAGGAAGCCCGCAGCGCAGCAGGCTCGAGATGGACAGCGCCCGGCTTGGGCTAAAGATGGCGCTCAGCGTCCTGCCGTTGATGCAGGACTCGAATCACGTCCAGATGGTCAGGGTAATTCAGAAAATAGACTACGTGCGAGCCGCACAGGTACTTTTGGAAGTCCGGCAACACCTCGGCCGGGCGACCGTGCTTTGTCCCTCGGGCCAGCGCATAGCACGCATCCCGAATGGCATCGATGTAGTTGTCGGCTTGGTCTGGCCCCCACCTATCGGCGCTGTAGTCCCAAATTTCGCCAATGTCGGCCTGCGCCGCTGGCGAGAACGCAACAGCCTTCACTGCGGCTGCAGCCCTGCACGCTTACGGGCCTTGAAGGCCTCGAAGTCGAACGCGCGCGGCTCGCCGGATTCAAGGCCAGCGCGTAGAGCATCTTGCAGCGCCTTCACCTTGGATTCGTGCTCTTCCAGCAGCCGCAAGCCTGCCCGGACAACATCGCTGGCCGAGCCGTAGCGCCCGCCTTGCACCTGGGCATCGATGAAGCTGGCGAAGTGCGTCCCGAGGGATACGGATGTGTTTCGGCTCATGAGCGTTCTCCTGTTGACGCGCCAATAATACCAACCTTTGGTACATCCTGTTGGGAGGATTGCGGGCGCACGGGGCGTGGCGGTTGCTTCTCACCCACTCGCCCTGACGGCGGGACTTGCACCACCAAGAAAGCGCCCGTGCCGGGCGCACAAAAGAAAACCCCCGACCATCGGGCCGGGGGTTTGATTGAACATCGCGCGAAAATCGCGCACGCTTGAGCTGCGGCTTGCGCCGCAACTTAGATTCCCCCAAGCCAACGGCCGGGGGTGTAGATCAGGTCATGCGCAACGCGCATGCCGCAGCCCCGGCTTGCGCCGGGTTTTCTTGACTCACACGATTACACTTCTCGCCGCGCATTCACTGCGCTCAACTACGCTTCGCTGCCACGCTTGCTGTAGTTATCTTTGTCGGCCCCTGCCAGGGCTTTCAAACACACACACTCACTATAACGATCGACTCGCTGCCTCACGTGCCGGTTTTCCCGGACTCGCTGCTCACTTTCGGTGGCCAAATGTCCTTGCGGACAACGCTCTCAACGTGGTCAGTTACGCATCCGTCACGATTAGTTTTTCGGGTTCGCTTCCCGCGCCGCGTGTGCCTACACGCGACCGTCGCAGACAGAGTCAGTTTCAGATATACACTTGGTTTTTGGATGGATGTCGCGTTCCCGCAGCAATAGTACCTAGCCTTTCGGCTTTCTATCCGCCTTTCAGCAGATTCGATTTCGGGGGCTCGAAGAGGGTCAAGCGGCTCCCTTACTCAGTACTGCGCTGTGATACCAGGTGTGCAGGCATTTCAGCCCTACCACGCGACGTTATTCTTATTTTTCTCACCATTGGTTCGCACCCTTTCGGGGTGCTTTTCCGGCTTCGCTTCCCGTGACCTCGCCAGCTTGCGCCAGCTCGTGCCCCGCAACGCCTTGACCGCTTGGTCAATCGTGCGATGCGCTCTCTCCGCGCTTTACGTATGCCGTCACCAATCACGTTATACCCTCTCGAGCATCCCGTGTCCCAGCGTCCATTGCTGGGTCCGTGTATTCCTAACTTTACGCACCTATTCACAAATCAAATTGGCATGGGCTGATGCACAGGGGTTACTCGCTTTCGCGGATTAGTCCTACGCATACTCCCTCGCACCCGGCGTGCGGCTACTAGCTCGCACCGGGCGCCAATCGATCTCCCGCAAGTGGCATTTCTTGCGGTGGGCACGCATTGCGCGTGCGGTGTGTGTGTTATCGACAATTCTCTGTTAGCGTAATGCAGGTGGCAGCCTGCACTATGCGCACAGTATGCGCATAGTGCAAGCGGCGTGCCCGCACCAGGGGCCCCAGAGATGCGTTCCACGCAACCAGGTGAGCGATAGACGTGGTTCCGGGGGCTCACTCCGGCGTCTGATATGTGCCGCTGGCGCGGCAAGGACGGCGGGTCTAGACCCGCCTTACCCCCTTCATTTGTGTGCTTCGCACAGACGGCCTTGATAGCCGTACACACGCTGCTTATAATGACTTAGCGACGACGGCTTGACGCCTCGGCACTTCGTGCATGCAGCTACTCTTGCCCCGACCCCGACTGATAACGAAGCGCCATGAAAATTTATGACCTCACCACCGGCCTGCAAGCCGTGCTGCTGCACTTCCAGCGCGGCTACGTGCTCACGACAGAGTGCCCGATCGTGGTTCACGCCGACAAACGAGATAGCCTGATGGAGAAATTCATCGAGGTTTATGGCGTCAATTTTCCCGCTTGGAAACGCTATTCCCGCAAGCTCAAAGGCCTACCGAGTGCTGTTGCGCTTGACCTATCTGTATTAGGTCAACCGCACTCACGGCAAATTGTGTTGCTATCGACCGCATTTGATGACCGACTCCCCAAAGACGCGCAGTGGCGGCGTGAAAAGTGGGTGCCGCTAAAGCGCGTGCAGGATTTTGTGCTGTCGAATGAAGTCGGCAGCGACAGGCAAACGTCGCTGAGCTGGAGGCTTGCGCCAGAAGTAATCGCGCCGCAGGCGCGCTACTGGCTCAAACTCATTAAAGAGCAAAAGGCCAGCGCAGCAATGATGCACATGCGCGAAGCTGTAGAGCTATACCCCGCTTATGCCGGGGTCAGGAAGCAACTCAAGCAAGAGATAAGCTCGCTCAAAAAGCTGATCGAGCGCAAGTACAAGGTGCCTTACACGGGGCCAGACCCGGATAAATTACCGATCATCGCTGGTTTTCGCGCCAGTGCGGATCGGGGCTTGACCAAGTGAGCCGCGCAAGCCAAAAAGAGCAGAGAATTGAACCCGTCCGGAATCCCTGGCTTCAGTCATCGGCCAGCAGCTTGTCTACCGAGCCACCCCGCGTCACGCGGTCGGAGCGGCTATCTGTAATCGCTTTTTCGGTTTCCTTCCTGCCCATGTGCTTGCCCTTCTATTTGATGCTGGCCGCCAGCGCGGCGAGGCGCTGCGGGTCGCGTGTTTCGCACTCCAAAATTACTAGGGCCGTCCATCCAGCTTCCGATTCCAGTAGTCCGGCCGCGACTTCGGCCGGTCGTCCGTTTTGCAGCCGAGATGCTGATTTCAGAAACACACATGCATGAACAGCGTTACTCGGTAAGGGGTGTTTGTGAACACCGCCAAGCCTTCGCACGGCTCGCTGGACGGGAAAAATGCGAGAAACTTCTGTTTCTGGCAGCGGTTGGGCGGGCGCGTGGGGGTGGCTAAATTGAGGTCACGGATTCAGGGTAGAAGTAGATGAACTCAAGGTACTGGCCCTGGCGTGGAGTGAAGGGGGACAGCATGCTCTGCGGCGCTGTGCGACGGCTAACGTGGAGGTCACCGGCGCTGCGCGGCTTTATCGCGCAGCGTCCGGTGGACCGCAGGGTTATGCCTTTTTGCCACCAACGGTCGCACGCGGGCTTAGTTGCCGAGACAGAACATCTCGTTGCAGCGGTTGCAGAGGAAGGAATTGTCCCAAGTGGCTTTCAGCGAAGGCCAGACCTTCCCGTTGTATTGGAAGGCGTGGTAAATCCAGCCTGCGGAGGCGGCAAGCCAGCCAACGGTCACCACACCCCCAACGATTTCACTCTTGCCACCGAGGAACATTGAGACCAGGAAGGGGGATAGGAAATCCAACCGCATGAGCACAAGTATGGCACACGTTTGGGGCGTCTCAGGCATGCACACAGGGGACTGCTGGGTTGATTTCTCAAAGCCAGTTGCCCGAGATTTTTCGGTATGACCCGTTTTTGGCGGTGACAGGCGCAGCGCTGCCTCGCAACGTTGGCAAAACCACTGTTAACCGCTGTTGCCACCCTACCAACTGACGCGCTGATCGACCTCGAAGTCCGGGGCCGGTTGGGTCGCTTCATCCCAGTCTGGGGCTGGCTCCACGCCCTCTGCGGCTTGCGCGTCGCACTCGTCCCACAGTGGCGGCCCGCGTGCCGGGGTGATGTGCGGCGGCTCCGTCTCCACCCCGATGTGCTCCAGTATTTGGCGGATATCGGCACTGTGTGTGATGAAGGCGATGATGTGCATTTGCCCGCCGCAGATGGGGCACAGCAGCGGGAACACCTCGTAGATACGGGCCATCAGCACCGCCCACAAATAGTGCGCCGGGCGCTTGGGTGGCACCGGCTGGGCGGGCTCGGTCTGGGTTGGCAGTGGGCTTCTTACCCCAAGTGCGCCCTCGCCTGCAGCCGTGCTGGCTGGCTCGGCTTGCACCTGCGCCGGTTTCACCGCTGCATCACGCGCCAGCGCCGTGACGGCAGGCCTCAAGGGTGAGTTCGGTGCCAGCACGCCAAAGTAGCGGTGGCGGTGCGTGCGCGGCGGGGGCACCAGCTTGGCGATACGTTCAATCAGCTCCAGCGGGGTGAGGGTGATCTCATCGGCCTTTACGCCGCGCTTGTTGTGAGGCAGGCTGCCGGGCTCGCTGTGCTGCTTGGCGCAGCGGTAGACCAGCTCGCTGCCCGCTTTGCGCAGCCGCTCCATGGCAAACGGCGGGCGGGCGCAGTAGCGCAGCAGCCGCTCCAGCCCGGCGCGGTCGTGCGCCGCTATGCACACGCTGGTGTCCGCCGAAAACCCGCTGTGCTTGTAGCCCAGCATCTCTTGGGCCTCGAAACTCTCCAGCAGGCCCCGTCCGACAAAGGCGCGCAGGATGCGTTTGCGTAAGCTGGCCTGCACCTGACCCACGGCATCCGCAGTCACGCCGGTGGCGGGGTGGAAGATGATGCGCGATGGTGAGCTTTGAGAAGCTGCATCAGCAGCATCGACCTCCTCGCCCGCCACTTCCTCAAACACGCCATCGACTGCGCAGACATGGAAGTGCACATGCGCATCCGTGAGGCCGAGCCTTTCGGCGGCCCCCGTCGCGACGAGCGGGATCGCCTGGATGCCCTTCACCGCCGAGCGCGGAAAGACCGGCGTCTCGACGTCGCCGCGCACCAACACGCGCCCGCCCTGCGCATCGACGACGCAGACGTCGACGCGATGGCGCGATTCGACGAGCGGCCCGCGGGTGATCTCGACGGTGACGGGATCGGACATGGTTCTTCTCGACGCTCCGGTATGGAGCCCCGGTTACACCGATCCGCGCCGCACGTCACCCCGGCGCGCGCGCCATCAGGATCGGCACGATCGAGGCGAGCAGCATCAGGCCGAGCACGATGTTGAAGGCACGCATGCGGGCGGGCGTGTGGAGGAAGCGGGCGATGAAGCTCCCGAACGACGCCCAGGTCACGCTCGAGCCGAGCCCGACCAGCGTGAACACGGCGACGATCGCCGCGACCTCGAATCCGAAGCCGGCGGTGGTCGTGTAGGCCGCGATGGCGCCCGTCGCCATCACCCAGGCCTTGGGGTTCACCCATTGGAACAGCGCCGCCTCGACGAAGCCGATGGGCTTGCCGACATTGCCCTCCTCCATCGAGCCGCCCGCCATCACGAGCTTCCACGTGAGGTAGAGGAGATAGGCCGCGCCGACGTAGTTGAGCGCGTAGTGCAGCCAGGGCAGGGCCTGGAACACGGCGCCGAGGAAGATCGCGATGATCGCGATCATCACGGGAAAGCCGAAGGCCACGCCCATGATGTGCCGCCAGGTGCGCGAGAGCCCGAACTTGGCGCCCGACGTGACGAGGAGCAGGTTGTTGGGTCCCGGTGAGAAGCTCGTCGAGATCGCGAAGAGAACGATCGCGAGGAGCCAGGCGCTCGTCGCCATGTGAGGTCGTCCGTCAAGTGCCGTGAGCGGAGACGGGGGCGGCCGGCACGTGCCAGCCCCCGTCGTGGTAATCGTACCCGCCGAGCTCGTTGTCGCCGATCGAGGGGTCGCGCGGAGAGGCGTAGTACACCCGAACCTCGACGATTCGCCCCTGCTCGTCGAAGGCGAAGACGTCGACGCCGCGGAAATACACGCCGTCCTTCGGCTTGACCGCGGTCCATTCGGCGATCGCGGTGCGGGCCGCATCGTCCGCGTAGACCCGATCGGCGATCCAATAGGCGCCGGTCCTGGCCGCGTCCTCGCGCCAGCGGGCGAAGAGGCTCTCCACGTCGTGGAAGGGGCCGAACATGCCCTTGGGGAGGTAATGGCCCGCATCGGGCGCGAAGAGGCCGAAAAAGAGGTCCCGGTCGCCGCTGTTGCAGGCCTCGAAATAGCGGGCGACGGCGCTCGCGAGAGGCGATGCGCTCGGGCTCGGAACCGCGCTCGTGCTCATGCCGCGAGCCTCCGGGCCTGCGGGCGCAGCTTCTCGCCGAGCGCGCCTTCGTCGAGGCTGAAGGCGATCGTCGGCGCGCGTCCGACGAGATCGTGGAAGAGGCTGCCACGCAGGATCTCGGGCACGCCGAAGCGGATCTCGCCCGGGCCCGGTGCGGGCAGGTAGCGGCGCACCATCGCCTCGGCCGCCTCGAGGTAATCCGCGTCCGGGAGCCGCTCCAGCGCCTCGACCTCGGCGGCGAAGCGTGCGCCCGCAGCCTCGACGGCGAGGAGATCGACATCGAGCCGCCCCGTCGAGGACACGCCGATCGCCCCCGCCTCGGCGAGATAGGCGAGGAGGAGGAGACCGGTGCCGGAATCGAAATTGCGCGACCAGTCCGGCTCGCCCGGATAGCGCATCGTGCGGTCGAACAGGATGAACTCGGCCACCATCGCGCCATGAGGCACGCCGCCCGCCCGGCAGACGCGGAAGGATTGCAGATCGACCTTCAGCTCCTCCAGGAGGCCCGTGAACCAGCGCGTCTTCACGCCGATGTGCTCGTCGAAGGAGCGCGGGCCGCGATGGTGGAAGTAATCGTGCAGGTAGCCCCACACGCAGCGCGCCTCGTAGACGTCCCGCGCGTCGGCGCCGCGCGAGGCGACGAGCGCCTCAGGCCGCCCGACGCGGTCCCACGAGGGGATCGTGATCGTCTCGTAGATCGCCTTGAACTTGTTGAAGAAGAACAGCGCGTAGAGCTGCTTGTCGGGCACGTCGGGCGCGGCGATGTTCTCGGGAAAGAAAACGATGTTGTTGCCGCGCGTCAGGCCCGGCGAGCCGGCGATCAGATGCGCGGATTGGCAGATGTTCTTCGGGTGCGGGAAGCCCGCGTACAGGGCACGATAGGGCGCGTCCCCCGGCTCCTCGCGCAGCGCCAGGAAGCACTCGAACCGGTAGCCGACGCGCCCCCCGTTCGCCAGGCGCAAAGGGCCGAAGAAGAAGAACGGGCGCTCGTCTTCCGGCGCGCGAAGCGCGTCCCGCGAGCGCGAGAAATCAGGCCGGCCATCGGCGCCCCGCGCCAGCCAGTCTCGCGTATCGGCGACGAGCGCCTCTCCATACGTGCGCGCGCCGAGACCCTCCGCGATCCGCGCGGCCTCCTCGGCCAGAGCCGGCAGCGCGGCCCGCGCGGCCTCGCCCGCCGCGTCCGCGCGCAATCCGCCGTCGGGCTCCTGCGCCGCGCCGACGCGGGCGACGTCCTCGACGAGCCTCCCGATCATGCCGCCCTCCTCGCGAGAGCGCGATGCGCGTGGATGGTGAAGCCCATCGGCACCGGGCCGTGATCGACGAGGATCGCGAGCCCGTTCGC encodes:
- a CDS encoding replication initiator protein A; translated protein: MIPPADVVAARVEMMRQARAKRAQEEIDAQAMKLGGLLPDKHKQVDFFVADLVDYALKDDQATMEAPIFSLTTREDKKLWRWTSSDGKKTVEVAPGFYGRATQHDKDVLIYCTSQLVAALNAGKKLQRVVRFTAYDFLVATNRNTRGDDYERLRDALNRLAGTQITTNIVTGKKGGRAAKGFGIIDTWEVVEKAPGDSRMVAVEVKLSDWLFNAINAKEVLTISRDYFRLRKPLERRLYEIARKHTGAQGMWDIGLEALRDKCGSTVARLRQFRAELETIIKADTLPEYRLTLTSDGKVRFYTRDIQQLANCILKGKK
- a CDS encoding type II toxin-antitoxin system ParD family antitoxin, whose protein sequence is MSRNTSVSLGTHFASFIDAQVQGGRYGSASDVVRAGLRLLEEHESKVKALQDALRAGLESGEPRAFDFEAFKARKRAGLQPQ
- a CDS encoding LysE family translocator, which produces MATSAWLLAIVLFAISTSFSPGPNNLLLVTSGAKFGLSRTWRHIMGVAFGFPVMIAIIAIFLGAVFQALPWLHYALNYVGAAYLLYLTWKLVMAGGSMEEGNVGKPIGFVEAALFQWVNPKAWVMATGAIAAYTTTAGFGFEVAAIVAVFTLVGLGSSVTWASFGSFIARFLHTPARMRAFNIVLGLMLLASIVPILMARAPG
- a CDS encoding nuclear transport factor 2 family protein, whose protein sequence is MSTSAVPSPSASPLASAVARYFEACNSGDRDLFFGLFAPDAGHYLPKGMFGPFHDVESLFARWREDAARTGAYWIADRVYADDAARTAIAEWTAVKPKDGVYFRGVDVFAFDEQGRIVEVRVYYASPRDPSIGDNELGGYDYHDGGWHVPAAPVSAHGT
- a CDS encoding PIN domain-containing protein translates to MIGLDTNVLVRVLVDDGSADVTKARKFVAAQAAEGCDFFVDTVVLVEMVWVLETVFGYGRTDIGTAIDAILGNAAYVVDGRETVAAALALFRNGKADFSDCLIVARNAAAGCTGTASLDKAMRPLSGVIAL
- a CDS encoding type II toxin-antitoxin system RelE/ParE family toxin — encoded protein: MKAVAFSPAAQADIGEIWDYSADRWGPDQADNYIDAIRDACYALARGTKHGRPAEVLPDFQKYLCGSHVVYFLNYPDHLDVIRVLHQRQDAERHL
- a CDS encoding BrnA antitoxin family protein translates to MPAKESTIVKRTLDLKRPPRLGTEQKARLAAVASMPDEQIDYSDAPALPDAVWMKAAAELPHAKKQVTLRIDADVLAYFKHAGKRYQSRMNAVLRSYVEAHKAQAK
- a CDS encoding BrnT family toxin; amino-acid sequence: MEIEWDADKAARNLTKHGVSFEDAALVFYDSNRVEAYDGRADYGEDRWATIGLAYCAVLYVVYTVRHEHTIRLISARKANASERKHYRQAHP
- a CDS encoding AbrB/MazE/SpoVT family DNA-binding domain-containing protein, which gives rise to MLATLTSKGQVTLPAPIRAALRLDAGARLDFALQDDGSIRVVPVSRDPLAVCAVLPKPLRGPVSVADMRAAVAGRAAERFARGAK
- a CDS encoding DNA-binding protein gives rise to the protein MRPTEFPAEAIIAAGQSLQAAGRNVTGFALRQRVGGGNPARLRQVWDEYLASNTTAQAQPLAELPVEVADEVAAVTAALKERITTLAVELNDKAVKAAERRVAEVVRAAGEQREQAERELADATSTVDDLEKTLDATRSEVEALGGKLTDSQAHGQAQAVELAQLRERLTAAEQSIRSDAEAFERLRTELAQARSEAQAAREDAARLRGQVEALEGQRAELVQVLAERPVAAPKAERPASKG
- a CDS encoding DUF6421 family protein is translated as MIGRLVEDVARVGAAQEPDGGLRADAAGEAARAALPALAEEAARIAEGLGARTYGEALVADTRDWLARGADGRPDFSRSRDALRAPEDERPFFFFGPLRLANGGRVGYRFECFLALREEPGDAPYRALYAGFPHPKNICQSAHLIAGSPGLTRGNNIVFFPENIAAPDVPDKQLYALFFFNKFKAIYETITIPSWDRVGRPEALVASRGADARDVYEARCVWGYLHDYFHHRGPRSFDEHIGVKTRWFTGLLEELKVDLQSFRVCRAGGVPHGAMVAEFILFDRTMRYPGEPDWSRNFDSGTGLLLLAYLAEAGAIGVSSTGRLDVDLLAVEAAGARFAAEVEALERLPDADYLEAAEAMVRRYLPAPGPGEIRFGVPEILRGSLFHDLVGRAPTIAFSLDEGALGEKLRPQARRLAA